One Acanthochromis polyacanthus isolate Apoly-LR-REF ecotype Palm Island chromosome 6, KAUST_Apoly_ChrSc, whole genome shotgun sequence DNA segment encodes these proteins:
- the ampd2b gene encoding AMP deaminase 2 isoform X1, translating into MSSNLPSGATAGGAGVKNKPLSPFRKRGSLQYTASTVDLRGARHLLTSQHSLPGIPVALKQSIDLRTSMDGKYKEIAEELFSRSLAESEMRSAPYEFPEDSPIEQLEERRQRLERQISQDVKFEPDILLRAKQEFMKTDSATDLEYMKEQSETPDLQERDLVAEKEYQRVTISGEEKCGVPFTDLLDAAKCVVKALFIREKYMGLSMQSFCRTTARYLQELSERPLDLDIYEEEIPETTVTADATVHPPVSETHPYENQDPASMPPDMGYGCKMVGGVMHVYTTRSTMEKSTELDLPYPDLQEYIADMNVMMALIINGPVKSFCYRRLQYLSSKFQMHILLNEMKELAAQKKVPHRDFYNIRKVDTHIHASSCMNQKHLLRFIKRAMKKYPKEIVHVERGKGQTLMEVFESMNLTAFDLSVDTLDMHADRNTFHRFDKFNAKYNPIGESILREIFIKTDNYIEGKYFGHIIKEVMADLEESKYQNVELRLSIYGRSRDEWDKLASWAVKHKVYSDNVRWLVQVPRLFDVYHTKKQLCNFQEMLENIFMPLFEVTVDPSSHPELHLFLQHVVGFDSVDDESKPEQHIFNLDSPLPVNWTEEDNPPYSYYLYYMYANMTVLNHLRRQRGFHTLVLRPHCGEAGPIHHLVSGFMLSENISHGLLLRKAPVLQYLYYLAQIGIAMSPLSNNSLFLSYHRNPLPEYLSRGLMVSLSTDDPLQFHFTKEPLMEEYSIAAQVWKLSSCDMCELARNSVLMSGFSHKAKNYWLGPNYIKEGQESNDIRRTNVPDIRVAYRYETMCEELNLITQAIRTDELETIEEEGSLCMGAVQAEK; encoded by the exons TTGATCTCCGTGGTGCTCGCCACCTCCTCACTTCCCAGCATTCCTTGCCTGGGATCCCTGTGGCCTTGAAACAGTCCATTGACCTGCGTACTTCCATGGATGGGAAATACAAGGAGATTGCCGAG gAGCTGTTCTCCCGCAGCCTGGCAGAAAGTGAGATGCGTAGCGCCCCCTATGAGTTTCCTGAAGACAGCCCCATCGAACAGCTGGAGGAGAGACGCCAGCGCCTCGAGCGACAGATCAGCCAAGATGTCAA GTTTGAACCCGACATCCTCCTTCGAGCCAAACAGGAGTTCATGAAGACTGACAGTGCCACAGATCTTGA ATACATGAAGGAACAAAGCGAAACTCCAGACCTGCAGGAGAGAGACTTGGTTGCAGAGAAAGAGTACCAGCGAGTCACTATTTCAGGAGAGGAGAAATGTGGG GTTCCATTCACAGATCTGTTGGATGCTGCCAAATGTGTGGTGAAAGCTCTGTTCATTAGAGAAAAGTACATGGGTCTGTCGATGCAGAGCTTCTGCAGGACCACAGCTCGATACCTGCAGGAGCTCAGCGAGAGACCTCTGGATTTAGACATCTACGAGGAGGAGATCCCAGAGACCACAGTCACTGCAG ATGCCACAGTGCACCCACCTGTTTCTGAAACGCACCCCTACGAGAACCAGGATCCTGCCAGCATGCCCCCCGACATGGGCTACGGCTGTAAGATGGTGGGCGGTGTCATGCATGTTTACACCACCAGGAGCACGATGGAAAA GAGCACAGAGCTGGACCTGCCGTATCCAGACCTGCAGGAGTACATCGCTGACATGAACGTCATGATGGCCCTCATCATCAACGGACCAGT AAAGTCCTTCTGCTATCGCCGTCTGCAGTACCTCAGCTCCAAATTCCAGATGCACATCCTGCTGAACGAGATGAAGGAGCTCGCAGCGCAGAAGAAGGTCCCACATCGAGACTTTTATAATATCCGTAAG GTCGACACGCACATTCACGCTTCATCCTGCATGAACCAGAAGCATCTTCTACGTTTCATCAAAAGAGCCATGAAGAAGTATCCTAAAGAGATCGTTCACGTGGAACGAGGGAAGGGCCAGACGCTCATGGAGGTGTTTGAGAGCATGAACCTGACGGCCTTTGACCTCAGTGTCGACACTCTGGACATGCATGCG GATCGCAACACTTTCCATCGGTTTGACAAGTTCAACGCCAAATACAATCCCATTGGCGAGTCCATCCTGAGGGAGATCTTCATCAAAACGGACAACTACATCGAGGGGAAATACTTTGGTCACATCATTAAG GAGGTGATGGCCGACCTGGAGGAGAGCAAATACCAGAACGTGGAGCTCAGGCTGTCGATCTACGGTCGATCCAGAGATGAGTGGGACAAACTGGCCTCGTGGGCTGTAAAACATAAGGTCTACTCTGATAATGTGCGCTGGCTCGTTCAAGTACCACGACTGTT CGACGTCTaccacacaaagaaacaactgTGCAACTTCCAGGAAATGCTGGAGAACATCTTCATGCCTCTGTTTGAAGTTACGGTCGACCCCAGCAGCCACCCAGAGCTGCACCTCTTCCTCCAGCAC GTTGTGGGCTTCGACAGCGTGGATGATGAGTCCAAACCAGAGCAACATATCTTCAACCTGGATAGTCCGCTGCCGGTGAACTGGACGGAGGAGGACAACCCGCCGTATTCCTACTACCTCTACTATATGTATGCAAACATGACTGTGCTGAATCACCTGCGCAG GCAGCGGGGGTTCCACACACTCGTCCTACGTCCTCATTGTGGGGAGGCCGGACCGATCCATCATCTGGTGTCTGGTTTCATGCTGTCAGAGAATATCTCACATGGGCTGCTGCTCCGGAAG GCTCCTGTGCTGCAGTATCTCTACTACTTGGCCCAGATTGGCATCGCCATGTCTCCTCTCAGCAATAACAGCCTGTTCCTCAGCTACCATCGTAACCCTCTGCCGGAGTATCTGTCCAGAGGCCTCATGGTCTCTCTGTCTACAGACGATCCTCTGCAGTTTCACTTCACCAAG GAGCCCTTGATGGAAGAGTACAGCATTGCTGCTCAGGTGTGGAAACTGAGCTCCTGCGACATGTGTGAACTTGCCAGAAACAGTGTGCTGATGAGTGGATTCTCTCACAAG GCGAAGAACTACTGGCTCGGCCCGAACTACATCAAGGAGGGACAGGAGAGCAACGACATCAGGCGCACCAACGTCCCCGACATCCGGGTGGCGTATCGCTACGAGACCATGTGTGAGGAGCTCAATCTGATCACGCAGGCCATTCGCACTGATGAGCTGGAGACCATCGAGGAGGAGGGGAGTCTGTGTATGGGAGCTGTGCAGGCAGAGAAGTGA
- the ampd2b gene encoding AMP deaminase 2 isoform X2 has protein sequence MDGKYKEIAEELFSRSLAESEMRSAPYEFPEDSPIEQLEERRQRLERQISQDVKFEPDILLRAKQEFMKTDSATDLEYMKEQSETPDLQERDLVAEKEYQRVTISGEEKCGVPFTDLLDAAKCVVKALFIREKYMGLSMQSFCRTTARYLQELSERPLDLDIYEEEIPETTVTADATVHPPVSETHPYENQDPASMPPDMGYGCKMVGGVMHVYTTRSTMEKSTELDLPYPDLQEYIADMNVMMALIINGPVKSFCYRRLQYLSSKFQMHILLNEMKELAAQKKVPHRDFYNIRKVDTHIHASSCMNQKHLLRFIKRAMKKYPKEIVHVERGKGQTLMEVFESMNLTAFDLSVDTLDMHADRNTFHRFDKFNAKYNPIGESILREIFIKTDNYIEGKYFGHIIKEVMADLEESKYQNVELRLSIYGRSRDEWDKLASWAVKHKVYSDNVRWLVQVPRLFDVYHTKKQLCNFQEMLENIFMPLFEVTVDPSSHPELHLFLQHVVGFDSVDDESKPEQHIFNLDSPLPVNWTEEDNPPYSYYLYYMYANMTVLNHLRRQRGFHTLVLRPHCGEAGPIHHLVSGFMLSENISHGLLLRKAPVLQYLYYLAQIGIAMSPLSNNSLFLSYHRNPLPEYLSRGLMVSLSTDDPLQFHFTKEPLMEEYSIAAQVWKLSSCDMCELARNSVLMSGFSHKAKNYWLGPNYIKEGQESNDIRRTNVPDIRVAYRYETMCEELNLITQAIRTDELETIEEEGSLCMGAVQAEK, from the exons ATGGATGGGAAATACAAGGAGATTGCCGAG gAGCTGTTCTCCCGCAGCCTGGCAGAAAGTGAGATGCGTAGCGCCCCCTATGAGTTTCCTGAAGACAGCCCCATCGAACAGCTGGAGGAGAGACGCCAGCGCCTCGAGCGACAGATCAGCCAAGATGTCAA GTTTGAACCCGACATCCTCCTTCGAGCCAAACAGGAGTTCATGAAGACTGACAGTGCCACAGATCTTGA ATACATGAAGGAACAAAGCGAAACTCCAGACCTGCAGGAGAGAGACTTGGTTGCAGAGAAAGAGTACCAGCGAGTCACTATTTCAGGAGAGGAGAAATGTGGG GTTCCATTCACAGATCTGTTGGATGCTGCCAAATGTGTGGTGAAAGCTCTGTTCATTAGAGAAAAGTACATGGGTCTGTCGATGCAGAGCTTCTGCAGGACCACAGCTCGATACCTGCAGGAGCTCAGCGAGAGACCTCTGGATTTAGACATCTACGAGGAGGAGATCCCAGAGACCACAGTCACTGCAG ATGCCACAGTGCACCCACCTGTTTCTGAAACGCACCCCTACGAGAACCAGGATCCTGCCAGCATGCCCCCCGACATGGGCTACGGCTGTAAGATGGTGGGCGGTGTCATGCATGTTTACACCACCAGGAGCACGATGGAAAA GAGCACAGAGCTGGACCTGCCGTATCCAGACCTGCAGGAGTACATCGCTGACATGAACGTCATGATGGCCCTCATCATCAACGGACCAGT AAAGTCCTTCTGCTATCGCCGTCTGCAGTACCTCAGCTCCAAATTCCAGATGCACATCCTGCTGAACGAGATGAAGGAGCTCGCAGCGCAGAAGAAGGTCCCACATCGAGACTTTTATAATATCCGTAAG GTCGACACGCACATTCACGCTTCATCCTGCATGAACCAGAAGCATCTTCTACGTTTCATCAAAAGAGCCATGAAGAAGTATCCTAAAGAGATCGTTCACGTGGAACGAGGGAAGGGCCAGACGCTCATGGAGGTGTTTGAGAGCATGAACCTGACGGCCTTTGACCTCAGTGTCGACACTCTGGACATGCATGCG GATCGCAACACTTTCCATCGGTTTGACAAGTTCAACGCCAAATACAATCCCATTGGCGAGTCCATCCTGAGGGAGATCTTCATCAAAACGGACAACTACATCGAGGGGAAATACTTTGGTCACATCATTAAG GAGGTGATGGCCGACCTGGAGGAGAGCAAATACCAGAACGTGGAGCTCAGGCTGTCGATCTACGGTCGATCCAGAGATGAGTGGGACAAACTGGCCTCGTGGGCTGTAAAACATAAGGTCTACTCTGATAATGTGCGCTGGCTCGTTCAAGTACCACGACTGTT CGACGTCTaccacacaaagaaacaactgTGCAACTTCCAGGAAATGCTGGAGAACATCTTCATGCCTCTGTTTGAAGTTACGGTCGACCCCAGCAGCCACCCAGAGCTGCACCTCTTCCTCCAGCAC GTTGTGGGCTTCGACAGCGTGGATGATGAGTCCAAACCAGAGCAACATATCTTCAACCTGGATAGTCCGCTGCCGGTGAACTGGACGGAGGAGGACAACCCGCCGTATTCCTACTACCTCTACTATATGTATGCAAACATGACTGTGCTGAATCACCTGCGCAG GCAGCGGGGGTTCCACACACTCGTCCTACGTCCTCATTGTGGGGAGGCCGGACCGATCCATCATCTGGTGTCTGGTTTCATGCTGTCAGAGAATATCTCACATGGGCTGCTGCTCCGGAAG GCTCCTGTGCTGCAGTATCTCTACTACTTGGCCCAGATTGGCATCGCCATGTCTCCTCTCAGCAATAACAGCCTGTTCCTCAGCTACCATCGTAACCCTCTGCCGGAGTATCTGTCCAGAGGCCTCATGGTCTCTCTGTCTACAGACGATCCTCTGCAGTTTCACTTCACCAAG GAGCCCTTGATGGAAGAGTACAGCATTGCTGCTCAGGTGTGGAAACTGAGCTCCTGCGACATGTGTGAACTTGCCAGAAACAGTGTGCTGATGAGTGGATTCTCTCACAAG GCGAAGAACTACTGGCTCGGCCCGAACTACATCAAGGAGGGACAGGAGAGCAACGACATCAGGCGCACCAACGTCCCCGACATCCGGGTGGCGTATCGCTACGAGACCATGTGTGAGGAGCTCAATCTGATCACGCAGGCCATTCGCACTGATGAGCTGGAGACCATCGAGGAGGAGGGGAGTCTGTGTATGGGAGCTGTGCAGGCAGAGAAGTGA